The DNA window CAGAATTCTTGAACCAAACCTTCATCATGTTTCTGAATTCTCCACCCCAATTTCTCAGCCAACTGCAACATCTTATCCTTCTGTTCCACCGTAAACTTCGTCCGGTGCCGCTTCTTACTCGAACCTCCGCTCGGATTCGAAATATCTTCATCTTGATCCTCCCTCGTGCTCTGCGTCCCTGCACCGCCTCCGGATGTAGACGGTAGAGCAAGCGTCCCCGGCCTCTGCTGTCCCGAAACATGCAAGTACCCCGCCGGAGTTCGATAATAAGCTGCGAACTGCGGCTGAGGCGGCGCATGGTGGTGGTGGTGCGTCAACAGAAAAGGATCCACTCCGGTGAAGTCAGCCGACTCCTTGCGGTGGAAATTACGGTGGCAGTTACACGCAGCGCATTTTAGTGACTCCAAACTTCCTTCATTCCCCGCCGGCATAAACTCGCCGCAACCGTCTAAAGCATGACCTCCGATTCCGACAGCATGATTCTTTAAACACTCTCTATACCTCGCTTTTCCGTTTCCGACACCGATGTTGCTGTTACTGATGCTActgatgttgttattgttgttactgttcccgttgttgttgctgttgctgTTACTGTTTccgttgttgctgttgttgatgatgtttctgAGTGGATGAGTAACCATAATAGCTTCAGTGCCACCTGGCATCTTAACTCGTGACGAGTTAGGTAACGAGTCGTAACTCGCTGCACCCATACATAACTCTTCCTCATGTTCCTCATGATCTTCAAATTCCATTGTTGAAGCAAATTTCGAAGCTAGATTATCAATGAGTAATAATATAATTAGAGAAGAAACCGAAAGAACATTCAGTTAAGGTTCTATGTTTATTTTTTGTGGTCTTAATCTAAACAAAGAGCATATACAAATACAAATTCTTTCTCTCTCACTGGCTTTGTCTTGGACCATTCATGATTACCTTGTACCGGCTATGTCCGGTTACACGGTAACTTTGGGTTTTTATTGAGTGTGGTGGTAGATGTGAATTTAACT is part of the Vicia villosa cultivar HV-30 ecotype Madison, WI linkage group LG2, Vvil1.0, whole genome shotgun sequence genome and encodes:
- the LOC131646145 gene encoding zinc-finger homeodomain protein 2-like; its protein translation is MEFEDHEEHEEELCMGAASYDSLPNSSRVKMPGGTEAIMVTHPLRNIINNSNNGNSNSNSNNNGNSNNNNNISSISNSNIGVGNGKARYRECLKNHAVGIGGHALDGCGEFMPAGNEGSLESLKCAACNCHRNFHRKESADFTGVDPFLLTHHHHHAPPQPQFAAYYRTPAGYLHVSGQQRPGTLALPSTSGGGAGTQSTREDQDEDISNPSGGSSKKRHRTKFTVEQKDKMLQLAEKLGWRIQKHDEGLVQEFCNESGVKRHVLKVSS